Genomic segment of Calditrichota bacterium:
TTATAATGCCATTTGTACAACAGGGTCGGATGATCATCCAGGCTGTCAAATACCGCTCTGGAAAGACGAATAGCAATGGACAGGGCATACGGCCAGTTTTGCCATTCGGTTGGGGAAAGATTAAAGATCTGCTTAAGGGAATCATCTACGCGGGCCACGCCGATTTTGGCAGCCCCCTCGCTCTCCACAAATCGCTTAATTTCTTCAAAATTCTTCTGTTTCATCCGGAATCCAGCTATTCTGACAACACCTTCTCTGTAAGAGAAAGTGCTACACCCGATAAAACCACTTCCGGACCCAATCGAGTAAAATCACCGGAAAGAACTTGCCTGTCCACATTAGCATACATCGAACAAGAGGCACCGCTTTCAATAATCAGCCCCGAAATCTTCTCGGGTGACTCCGAAACAAAGGTTACTTCACCCAATGATTCACTGACAACGTACGCCGTACAAAAATGTAATTGAAGATGGGAATCCTGTGTGTAAACGGAGATTAAATTCCCGTTTCGGGATCCAATGGGAATATTGGAATAAATCTCTACAGAAAGTTTCCGATTCTCTTCCGGATCAGCCACAATCATCCGCCAGGAATTTCCGGATTGATGGGCCGTTGTTTTCAGAACAGAAGCTATTTTTTGGATGTCAGAATCTTTAAATGAAAAATCCATCAGACTCTCCCGGTTTTTTTCGCCTTGTGCCGCGGGTACGACATTCTTTTCTCTTTAAAATATGCATGTTTTGGACGTAAATTTCAACACTTATTTTTGCAAATAAAAAACCCCGATTGAAAAATCGGGGTTGGTGCTAAATGTGTAGGTTCGTGATCAAGAATGATCGCCCCCCTTTATACTTTAACAACCCGAGACGCCTGAAGTCCTTTTTCGCCCTGTACGGCCTCAAATTCTACCTCATCACCTTCTGCCAGGGAACGATAGCCATCGCCCTCAATTGACGTGTAATGCACGAAGACATCTGGTCCATCTTCCTGTTCAATGAATCCATAACCTTTGTTTTCATTGAACCATTTTACTTTACCGTGAGTCATTAAAAAACCTCCTTAATAATACTAAAAACCGCCTGTGAAAAATCCAGTGAATTAAAAATTGATCTTCCACAAGACGTACGAAATAATACGTATTGAATGTAATGATTAGTTCAGTGATTGTCAAGAAAAATTTTAAAAATTTAATATTTTTTTATATTTTTTAGCCAATTAGATGAAATTTTTACTCCTTTCAGGCAATATCACGGGGCAATCCGGTAAAAAGGTTCCTAAGAAACGGCTTTTAAGAGAACCAGAAATAATCCGCTGCCAATGGGAACAGTAAGATTGTCATTCAGCGGAAAAACACCCCACTCAAGAACAGTTCCTGCCAGTGCTCCTGCCGCGGCCAGTGGTCCCGACCAATGAAGCATAATTCGGGCTATTAAAAATGCCGATAAAAAAAATGCCAAACTGCCTTCCAACGTTTTATTCGATCGAATCCGTATCCGGCCCACTCCTTTGCCCACCCAGGCCGCCAGGGCGTCAGATACAATAAGCATACTAATTGCAAATATGGCAATGTCTTTGGGATAAATCAGAATGGTAATCAGCGCACCAACAATCCAATACGTGGCTCCCGTAATGGATGCGTGTTCTTCAGGCCGAAGCAAAAAACCGAGATGACGATTAAAGAGTTTTTGGAAGGTTTGATTCCGAAATCGCAGAATTTCCACCACGACAGCCACCAGCAACGCTGCG
This window contains:
- a CDS encoding cold-shock protein: MTHGKVKWFNENKGYGFIEQEDGPDVFVHYTSIEGDGYRSLAEGDEVEFEAVQGEKGLQASRVVKV
- a CDS encoding phosphatidate cytidylyltransferase, which produces MNAGSDVASDQNFQENKSFWRETLRKTIHVTGLLIPVAYWYFPEFWSVFLLSAALLVAVVVEILRFRNQTFQKLFNRHLGFLLRPEEHASITGATYWIVGALITILIYPKDIAIFAISMLIVSDALAAWVGKGVGRIRIRSNKTLEGSLAFFLSAFLIARIMLHWSGPLAAAGALAGTVLEWGVFPLNDNLTVPIGSGLFLVLLKAVS